Proteins encoded in a region of the Flavobacterium sp. PMTSA4 genome:
- a CDS encoding HYC_CC_PP family protein encodes MIFKKQLSVLIAFLVLISNSGLAFNVHFCEGKIASVTSVFSKEEVCKMPVEVEKPCCAKLETTHKKCCSDKEVNLKDDIEKVLVKISFDTNFILVFNGFTPLEINQIASKKSNDKIVYNCDANAPPLYKLYCQYTFYS; translated from the coding sequence ATGATTTTCAAAAAACAACTAAGTGTTTTAATAGCATTTCTGGTATTGATTTCCAATTCTGGACTGGCTTTTAATGTACATTTTTGTGAAGGAAAAATAGCTTCTGTAACTTCAGTTTTTTCAAAAGAAGAAGTTTGTAAAATGCCGGTTGAAGTTGAAAAACCATGTTGCGCAAAATTAGAAACTACTCATAAAAAATGTTGTTCAGATAAAGAAGTAAACCTAAAAGACGACATCGAAAAAGTACTGGTTAAAATTTCATTCGATACTAATTTTATTCTTGTTTTCAACGGGTTTACTCCTTTAGAAATCAATCAAATTGCTTCAAAAAAATCCAATGACAAGATTGTTTACAACTGCGATGCTAATGCGCC
- a CDS encoding MBL fold metallo-hydrolase, which produces MKIKFIGGAGRVTGSKTLIESNGIRILIDCGLFQGIKPLRELNWEPLPILPSTIDFVLLTHGHLDHCGWLPRLVNQGFSGKVYCTSPTAAISKLILLDSAKIQEEEAEKANEEKYSKHDLAEPLYDVSQAEKVFPHFRIIKENEEINLDTEISAVFKNAGHIIGACSIELKLENKILVFSGDIGRDNDVLMYPPTKPKKADYVFLESTYGNRIHPTEDTKLFLEMFINNTYHNHGTVLIPSFAVERVQTLMFLLWQLKKEQKLPDIPLIIDTPMGINVLDVFQKNTSWHKLNAYECEEMCKIFTFISDYKETIDTIYNPKPKVVIAASGMITGGRILSYMEEYIGKPETSVIIVGYQAEGTRGRKLLEGANEIKIYGKYYSVNAKILEIEGLSAHGDQNDLINWLSDLETKPQKVFLVHGENQPADELRIKIKEKLGIECSIPLMGQEIEI; this is translated from the coding sequence ATGAAAATAAAATTTATTGGTGGAGCAGGAAGAGTTACTGGTTCAAAAACATTAATTGAAAGTAATGGAATAAGAATTCTAATAGATTGTGGTTTATTTCAGGGAATAAAACCTTTGCGCGAACTCAATTGGGAACCATTGCCAATTTTGCCTTCAACTATTGATTTTGTTTTGTTAACTCATGGTCATCTTGATCATTGCGGTTGGTTGCCAAGATTAGTCAATCAAGGGTTTTCTGGAAAAGTATATTGTACAAGTCCAACAGCTGCAATTTCAAAATTAATTTTATTAGATAGTGCCAAAATTCAGGAAGAAGAAGCCGAAAAGGCAAATGAAGAAAAGTATTCAAAACATGATCTAGCTGAACCTTTATATGATGTAAGTCAAGCAGAAAAAGTTTTTCCTCATTTTAGAATTATTAAAGAAAATGAAGAAATAAATCTAGATACTGAAATTTCTGCAGTTTTCAAAAATGCAGGCCACATTATTGGCGCTTGTTCCATAGAGCTAAAACTTGAGAACAAAATTTTAGTTTTTTCAGGCGATATTGGAAGAGATAATGATGTATTGATGTATCCGCCAACTAAACCTAAAAAAGCTGATTATGTATTTTTAGAAAGCACTTACGGCAATAGAATTCATCCAACAGAAGACACGAAACTATTTTTAGAAATGTTTATCAATAACACATATCATAATCACGGAACTGTTTTGATTCCAAGTTTTGCTGTTGAAAGAGTACAAACATTGATGTTTTTGTTATGGCAACTAAAAAAAGAACAAAAATTGCCTGATATTCCATTGATAATTGATACGCCAATGGGAATAAATGTATTGGATGTTTTTCAAAAAAACACTTCTTGGCACAAGTTAAATGCTTATGAGTGTGAAGAAATGTGTAAAATTTTTACTTTTATTTCCGACTATAAGGAAACCATCGATACAATTTATAATCCAAAACCAAAAGTTGTAATAGCTGCAAGCGGAATGATTACTGGAGGAAGAATTTTGAGTTACATGGAAGAATATATTGGAAAACCTGAAACTTCTGTGATTATTGTTGGCTATCAAGCAGAAGGAACGCGAGGCAGAAAATTATTGGAAGGTGCAAATGAAATTAAGATTTATGGAAAATATTATTCTGTGAATGCTAAAATTTTAGAAATAGAAGGTCTTTCGGCTCATGGCGACCAAAATGATTTAATAAATTGGTTATCAGATTTAGAAACTAAACCACAAAAAGTATTTCTTGTTCATGGCGAAAATCAGCCTGCAGATGAACTTCGTATAAAAATAAAAGAAAAACTTGGCATTGAATGTTCTATTCCTTTAATGGGACAAGAAATAGAAATTTGA
- a CDS encoding restriction endonuclease, with amino-acid sequence MKIIKQSGQVVDFNIQKLKHSLLKSGASIETVEKVLAQIESQLYEGISTRKIYKLAFSLLKKSAKSHAARYNLRTAIQQLGPAGFYFEKFIAELFSSEGYSSKTNLFLNGKCISHEIDVVIKKDDLISIIECKFHSTNDKVTDVKVPMYILSRFNDLKSQKHSIFSNNDEVSKCIIVTNNRFTSDAIAFGTCSGLQLLSWDYPAENCLRKKVDRDGLYPITCLTTISSAEKSKLLELGLILVSHLIKTPDLLSKIGISQKRSVNILREATELCNYI; translated from the coding sequence ATGAAAATTATCAAACAATCTGGTCAAGTTGTCGATTTTAATATTCAAAAACTAAAGCATTCGCTCTTAAAATCTGGTGCAAGTATTGAAACAGTTGAGAAAGTATTGGCACAAATAGAAAGTCAACTTTATGAAGGAATTTCAACAAGAAAAATTTATAAACTTGCCTTTTCATTATTAAAAAAATCTGCAAAATCTCATGCAGCAAGATATAATTTGAGAACAGCTATTCAACAACTTGGACCAGCAGGTTTTTATTTCGAAAAATTTATTGCAGAATTATTTTCTTCGGAAGGTTATTCATCAAAAACAAACCTTTTTTTGAATGGAAAATGTATTTCTCACGAAATTGATGTTGTAATTAAAAAGGATGACCTGATTTCAATTATTGAATGCAAATTTCATAGTACAAACGATAAAGTCACAGATGTTAAAGTTCCCATGTATATTTTGTCGAGGTTTAATGATTTAAAAAGTCAAAAACATTCAATTTTTTCCAATAATGATGAAGTTTCAAAATGCATAATAGTTACAAATAACAGATTTACATCGGATGCAATTGCATTTGGAACTTGCTCAGGATTACAATTATTAAGCTGGGATTATCCTGCTGAAAACTGTTTAAGAAAAAAAGTTGATCGTGATGGTTTGTATCCAATAACGTGTTTGACAACCATTTCTTCTGCTGAAAAAAGTAAATTGTTAGAATTAGGTCTAATCTTAGTTTCACATTTAATAAAAACTCCTGATTTGTTGAGTAAAATTGGAATCAGTCAAAAGCGTAGTGTAAATATTTTAAGAGAAGCAACAGAACTTTGTAATTATATTTAA
- a CDS encoding exosortase F system-associated membrane protein has product MLEFLKNNKSKVIYSSILILLLVLIRVFENQLFYDPFLNYFKSEYANSPFPKFNIFKLFFSLGFRFYLNMIISLGLLYVLFDDRKIVKFSIFLFMVLGSILLISFFFVLTFFAEESKMTLFYIRRFLIQPIFILLFIPAFYYQKITKQD; this is encoded by the coding sequence ATGCTAGAGTTTCTAAAAAATAACAAGTCAAAAGTTATCTATTCTTCAATTCTAATTTTACTTTTAGTATTGATTAGAGTGTTTGAAAACCAATTGTTTTACGACCCGTTTTTAAATTATTTTAAAAGTGAATATGCTAATTCACCTTTTCCAAAATTCAATATTTTTAAACTTTTTTTCAGCTTAGGGTTTCGGTTTTATTTGAACATGATTATTTCGCTTGGATTACTTTATGTTCTTTTTGATGATAGAAAAATAGTGAAGTTTTCAATCTTTCTTTTTATGGTTTTGGGTTCAATTCTATTAATAAGTTTCTTTTTTGTGCTTACTTTTTTTGCCGAAGAAAGCAAAATGACCTTGTTCTACATCAGACGATTTTTAATTCAACCAATTTTTATACTGCTTTTTATTCCAGCTTTTTATTATCAAAAAATAACTAAACAAGATTAA
- the xrtF gene encoding exosortase family protein XrtF yields the protein MKKLLLQYKPFLLFLGKFFLSYLILTLIYQTYLNQFDVKNAEIDGFTNSVAKQTELVLSLFDDQSYTMPHLTEPSVKLYYKNKYISRIIEGCNGLSVMILFVAFVIAFSGKFKNTIVFILLGLVVIHVLNVLRIALLSVALYSFPEYEHFLHGVVFPLVIYGVVFLLWVIWVNNYSSYARVSKK from the coding sequence TTGAAAAAACTACTTCTTCAATACAAACCATTTCTTCTATTTTTAGGCAAGTTTTTTTTAAGTTATTTGATTTTAACCTTGATTTACCAAACTTATCTAAATCAATTTGATGTAAAAAATGCCGAAATTGATGGTTTTACTAACAGTGTTGCAAAGCAAACAGAATTAGTCTTATCATTGTTTGACGACCAATCCTATACAATGCCACATCTTACTGAACCAAGTGTTAAGTTGTATTATAAAAACAAATACATTTCCAGAATTATTGAAGGTTGTAATGGATTGAGTGTGATGATTTTATTTGTTGCTTTTGTGATTGCTTTTAGCGGAAAATTCAAAAACACTATCGTTTTTATTCTTTTGGGTTTGGTTGTAATTCATGTCTTAAACGTCTTGAGAATTGCTCTTTTGAGTGTTGCTTTGTATTCATTTCCAGAGTATGAACATTTTTTGCATGGAGTGGTTTTTCCTTTGGTAATTTATGGTGTTGTTTTTCTTTTATGGGTAATTTGGGTTAATAACTATTCTTCTTATGCTAGAGTTTCTAAAAAATAA
- a CDS encoding GAF domain-containing protein, with translation MKLENLKPQVVTILTENGINRDTKLKNLCQFLSDSVSYYNWVGFYFANHDSKTLHLGPYVGAETDHTVIPFGKGICGQVAESNANFVVPDVSAQDNYIACSFTVKSEIVVPLFVDGKNIGQIDIDSHVIDPFTEADERFLEFVNQEVAKLF, from the coding sequence ATGAAATTAGAAAATTTAAAACCGCAAGTAGTAACAATACTAACTGAAAACGGAATTAACAGAGACACGAAACTTAAAAATCTTTGCCAATTTTTATCCGATTCGGTTTCTTATTACAATTGGGTTGGGTTTTATTTTGCAAATCATGATTCAAAAACACTACATCTTGGACCATATGTTGGTGCAGAAACCGACCATACTGTAATTCCTTTCGGAAAAGGAATTTGCGGACAAGTTGCTGAGTCAAATGCAAACTTTGTTGTTCCTGATGTTTCTGCTCAAGATAATTATATCGCTTGCAGTTTTACGGTTAAATCTGAAATTGTAGTTCCACTTTTTGTTGATGGCAAAAATATTGGTCAAATTGACATTGATAGTCATGTAATTGATCCATTTACTGAAGCCGACGAACGCTTTTTAGAATTCGTTAATCAAGAAGTTGCAAAATTATTTTAA
- a CDS encoding cation:proton antiporter, with amino-acid sequence MHFNVPFLELPFFANLLILLVLARFFGEIMERFKQPALIGEIIAGVILGPTILNFIHRTEELKVISELGVFLLIILAGLEINFEGIVKSLKGRNIVISLSAFFIPFFSGVFLGKFFELDIMATIFVGLCIAITALPVSIRILMDFGKLNSTLGQKIISVAIFDDILALSILGIILDLKDEELSFINIGKTVFFTLLKLTFFVLLIIAFYKLIERFSRKENFIEDKLNKILNFLKGKESLFAIFFVFVLIFATITESIGLHFIIGAFFASMLISKELVGEKHLNTIHNTTNGMAMGFLAPIFFAGIGLEFQFSSIHNYPLLILIIVVSFASKIIGGYFGSRIARQDKKTALAIGIGLNARGIMELVIANIAFKAGIISLEIFSMLVIMGVFTTICTPFLLKRAFLLVEK; translated from the coding sequence ATGCATTTTAATGTTCCTTTTTTAGAATTACCTTTTTTCGCTAACCTCCTAATTTTATTAGTGCTAGCAAGATTTTTTGGCGAAATAATGGAACGTTTCAAACAACCTGCTTTAATTGGAGAAATTATAGCTGGTGTCATTCTTGGACCAACCATTTTAAATTTCATTCATAGAACCGAAGAATTAAAAGTAATTTCAGAACTTGGTGTATTCTTATTAATCATTTTAGCAGGACTCGAAATTAATTTTGAAGGAATCGTCAAATCACTAAAAGGTAGAAATATTGTTATTTCTCTTTCTGCCTTTTTTATCCCATTCTTTTCAGGTGTTTTTCTTGGAAAATTTTTCGAGTTAGACATTATGGCAACCATTTTTGTTGGTTTGTGTATTGCAATAACAGCATTGCCTGTAAGCATCCGAATTCTTATGGATTTTGGAAAACTTAATAGCACATTGGGACAAAAAATTATCTCTGTTGCCATTTTTGATGATATTCTAGCGCTATCAATACTTGGGATTATTTTAGATTTAAAAGATGAAGAACTATCATTTATAAACATTGGAAAAACTGTATTTTTTACACTTTTAAAACTAACTTTCTTTGTGCTCTTGATTATTGCTTTTTATAAATTAATTGAACGTTTTTCGAGAAAGGAAAATTTCATAGAAGATAAGTTGAACAAAATTTTGAATTTTTTAAAAGGAAAAGAATCCTTGTTTGCTATTTTCTTTGTTTTTGTTTTAATATTTGCTACAATCACCGAAAGTATTGGTTTGCATTTTATCATTGGAGCTTTTTTTGCATCAATGTTAATTTCCAAAGAGTTAGTTGGAGAAAAACATCTAAACACAATTCACAATACTACAAACGGAATGGCAATGGGGTTTCTTGCTCCTATTTTCTTTGCAGGAATTGGACTTGAATTTCAGTTTTCATCCATTCATAATTATCCATTATTGATACTAATAATTGTTGTTTCATTTGCCTCGAAAATAATTGGCGGATATTTTGGAAGTAGAATTGCACGACAAGATAAAAAAACTGCTTTAGCAATTGGAATTGGTTTGAATGCTCGCGGAATTATGGAATTAGTTATTGCAAACATTGCCTTTAAGGCAGGAATTATTTCATTGGAAATATTTTCAATGTTAGTTATAATGGGAGTTTTCACAACAATATGCACTCCTTTTTTATTGAAAAGAGCATTTTTACTGGTTGAAAAATAG
- the rpsO gene encoding 30S ribosomal protein S15, with protein sequence MYLSKETKAEIFAKHGGKAENTGSAEGQIALFTFRINHLTGHLKANRHDYNTERSLVKLVGKRRSLLDYLKKKDINRYREIIKELNIRK encoded by the coding sequence ATGTACTTAAGTAAAGAAACAAAAGCAGAAATCTTCGCTAAACACGGAGGAAAAGCAGAAAACACAGGATCTGCAGAAGGACAAATCGCATTGTTCACATTTAGAATTAACCATTTAACTGGTCACTTAAAAGCGAATCGTCACGATTACAACACTGAGCGTTCGTTAGTAAAGTTAGTAGGTAAAAGAAGAAGCTTACTTGACTATTTAAAGAAAAAAGATATCAACAGATATCGTGAGATTATCAAAGAATTGAATATTAGAAAATAA
- a CDS encoding polyribonucleotide nucleotidyltransferase, whose amino-acid sequence MIPKVTQETINLGDGRTITIETGKLAKQADGSVVVRCGDTMLLATAVSARTANPGVDFLPLTVDYREKFAAAGRFPGGFFKREARPSDSEVLTMRLVDRVLRPLFPDDYHAETQVMIQLMSHDEEVMPDALAGLAASAALAVSDIPFYNLISEVRVARIDGKFVINPSRTELELSDIDMMIGASMDSVAMVEGEMKEISEAEMVEAIKFAHEAIKVQIQAQERLRAAVGSPAYREYEGEVEDETVYAKIKAASYDKYYAIAQEASAKSERGEKFAVVKEEVKALYTEEEYAENADLAELVSKYNYKTQKEAVRNVILEKGIRLDGRKTTEIRPIWCEVDYLPRVHGSSLFTRGETQALATVTLGTSREANQIDSPSEQGEEKFYLHYNFPPFSTGEAKPLRGTSRREVGHGNLAQRALKNMIPADCPYTIRIVSEVLESNGSSSMATVCAGTMALMDSGVQMMKPVSGIAMGLITDGSKFAVLSDILGDEDHLGDMDFKVTGTADGITACQMDIKIDGLRYDIMEQALDQAREGRLHILGKLTETIAAPRNDVKKHAPKIITRTIPGAFIGALIGPGGKVIQELQKATGTTIVINEVDEQGVVEILGTDPDGIAKVLAKIDSIVFKPEVGEAYEVKVIKMLDFGAVVEYTKAPGNEVLLHVSELAWERTENVADVVKMGDVFMVKYLGVDPKTRKEKVSRKQLLPRPPREEKKDAPKG is encoded by the coding sequence ATGATTCCAAAAGTAACCCAAGAAACCATCAATTTAGGCGATGGTAGAACGATTACCATCGAAACAGGCAAATTAGCCAAACAAGCAGATGGTTCAGTAGTAGTTAGATGTGGTGATACAATGTTGTTAGCAACAGCTGTATCTGCTAGAACAGCAAATCCAGGAGTAGATTTTTTACCTTTAACAGTAGATTATCGTGAAAAATTTGCAGCAGCTGGTAGATTTCCAGGTGGATTTTTCAAAAGAGAAGCGCGTCCAAGCGATAGTGAAGTATTAACAATGCGTCTTGTTGACCGTGTTTTACGTCCACTTTTCCCAGATGATTATCACGCTGAAACGCAAGTAATGATTCAGTTAATGAGTCACGATGAAGAAGTTATGCCTGATGCATTAGCAGGTTTAGCTGCATCGGCAGCTTTGGCTGTTTCTGACATTCCATTTTACAATTTAATTTCAGAAGTACGTGTTGCACGTATTGATGGAAAATTTGTAATCAACCCAAGCAGAACTGAATTAGAATTATCAGACATCGACATGATGATTGGTGCTTCAATGGATTCTGTTGCCATGGTTGAAGGAGAAATGAAAGAGATTTCAGAAGCAGAAATGGTTGAAGCAATTAAATTTGCACACGAAGCTATTAAAGTTCAAATTCAAGCACAAGAACGTTTAAGAGCAGCAGTTGGTTCGCCAGCATACAGAGAATATGAAGGAGAAGTTGAAGACGAAACTGTTTATGCAAAAATAAAAGCAGCTTCTTATGATAAATATTATGCAATTGCTCAAGAAGCTTCAGCAAAAAGTGAAAGAGGCGAAAAATTTGCAGTAGTTAAAGAAGAAGTAAAAGCTTTATACACTGAAGAAGAATATGCTGAAAATGCAGATTTAGCTGAATTAGTTTCTAAATACAACTACAAAACTCAAAAAGAAGCTGTTCGTAACGTAATCCTTGAAAAAGGAATTCGTTTAGATGGAAGAAAAACTACTGAAATCAGACCAATTTGGTGTGAAGTTGATTATTTGCCAAGAGTTCACGGTTCATCTCTATTTACTCGTGGAGAAACTCAAGCTTTAGCAACTGTAACTTTAGGAACTTCTAGAGAAGCAAATCAAATTGACTCGCCTAGCGAACAAGGTGAAGAAAAATTTTATTTACACTATAATTTCCCCCCATTTTCAACTGGAGAAGCTAAACCTTTAAGAGGAACTTCAAGAAGAGAAGTTGGTCATGGAAACTTGGCACAACGTGCATTAAAAAATATGATTCCTGCTGATTGTCCATATACAATACGAATAGTTTCTGAAGTATTAGAATCAAATGGTTCTTCTTCAATGGCTACTGTTTGTGCTGGAACAATGGCTTTGATGGATTCTGGAGTTCAAATGATGAAACCAGTTTCTGGTATCGCAATGGGATTAATTACTGATGGTTCAAAATTTGCAGTTTTATCAGATATTTTAGGTGATGAAGATCATTTAGGTGATATGGATTTTAAAGTCACTGGAACTGCTGATGGAATTACTGCTTGTCAAATGGACATTAAAATTGACGGATTGCGTTATGATATCATGGAGCAAGCTTTAGACCAAGCTCGTGAAGGACGTTTGCATATTTTAGGCAAACTTACTGAAACAATAGCTGCACCTAGAAATGATGTTAAAAAACATGCTCCAAAAATCATTACAAGAACAATTCCTGGTGCTTTCATTGGTGCATTAATTGGACCAGGTGGAAAAGTGATTCAAGAATTACAAAAAGCTACAGGAACAACTATTGTTATTAATGAAGTTGATGAACAAGGAGTTGTTGAAATATTAGGTACAGATCCAGATGGAATTGCAAAAGTTTTAGCAAAAATAGACTCTATTGTTTTCAAACCAGAAGTTGGTGAAGCATATGAAGTAAAAGTAATTAAAATGCTTGATTTTGGTGCAGTAGTAGAATACACAAAAGCTCCAGGAAACGAAGTATTACTTCACGTTTCAGAACTTGCTTGGGAAAGAACAGAAAATGTTGCCGATGTTGTAAAAATGGGTGATGTATTTATGGTGAAATACCTTGGCGTTGACCCAAAAACTAGAAAAGAAAAAGTTTCTAGAAAACAACTTTTACCTCGTCCACCAAGAGAAGAGAAAAAAGACGCTCCAAAAGGTTAG
- a CDS encoding RNA polymerase sigma factor: protein MTLEEIINGCKKNNLVHQKALYDIYANQLFNLSLKYCNSFNDAEDNLHDSFLEIYSNISKYKNRGSFEGWMKKITINKAISKFKQTIKNYPIENGIFKVMDEEITLSNLEISLDSLLQFIQELPNQYRLVFNLYELDDYSHSEIAKLLSISEGTSKSNLHKAKAILKNKILEFNQKQVINGI from the coding sequence TTGACTTTAGAAGAAATAATTAATGGTTGTAAAAAAAATAATCTAGTGCATCAAAAAGCACTATATGATATTTATGCAAACCAATTATTCAATCTTAGTTTAAAATATTGTAATTCATTTAACGATGCGGAAGATAATTTACATGATTCATTTTTAGAAATTTACTCTAACATTTCTAAATATAAAAATAGAGGAAGTTTTGAAGGATGGATGAAAAAAATTACAATAAATAAAGCCATTTCTAAATTCAAGCAAACAATCAAAAACTATCCGATTGAAAATGGAATATTTAAAGTAATGGATGAAGAAATAACTTTATCCAATTTAGAAATATCTCTTGATTCATTACTACAATTTATTCAAGAACTACCAAATCAATATCGATTGGTTTTTAACCTTTATGAACTTGATGATTATTCTCATAGTGAAATAGCAAAATTGCTTTCAATCTCCGAAGGAACTTCGAAATCAAATTTACATAAAGCAAAAGCAATCTTAAAAAATAAAATTTTAGAATTCAATCAAAAACAAGTTATAAATGGAATCTAA
- a CDS encoding APC family permease, whose translation MSTHKKLKEFAATAICGNDITSSCLYVSALAIMYAGQYAWISLLIVAGVLYLFRKIYGEAVGALPLNGGAYNILLNTTSKSNASIAACLTILSYMATAVLSASEAMHYLHSLVDSISVFWATIGLLTFFLLLIMAGIKESSNVAIFIFVFHLASMLFLIGSGIWFAYTNDFSIMSVNFKQPINGSIPVALFLGFSTAMLGISGFESSANFVEEQDKGVFRKTLRNMWIAVSVINPLMALVIIGVVPMIEVGQHQETLLSHLGSITGGSNLGTLISIDAVLVLSGAVLTSYVGVSGLMKRMSLDRILPQALIKENKSGSSPRILFVFFLLCVSVLLITNGELRPLAGVYTMSFLAVMAYFGFGNFLLKIKRSKLPRPEYAQPYVVAIAIFAIIVAIYGNIKLHPEYLVVFLQYFVPSIVLIFLLLNRKFVLQYLLVVIKSFIDSFKKHARIGEVLLTKKINRLTQQEFVYFSKGDNISQLNKAILYVEENEITKKLKIVTIVDENKQVSEDFMSDFNALDRAYPEIKLEYIQLEGKFGPDLIEELSQKWKIPTNFMFISSPGDRFSYRVSELNGVRLIM comes from the coding sequence ATGAGTACCCACAAAAAACTAAAAGAATTCGCTGCCACAGCAATATGTGGAAACGACATTACTTCATCGTGTTTATATGTTTCAGCCTTAGCCATAATGTATGCAGGACAATATGCTTGGATTTCGCTACTAATAGTTGCAGGAGTTTTATATTTATTCCGAAAAATTTATGGTGAAGCTGTTGGTGCATTACCTCTAAATGGCGGTGCATATAATATTTTATTAAATACAACTTCTAAAAGTAATGCTTCAATCGCTGCTTGTTTAACCATTCTTTCTTATATGGCAACAGCAGTATTATCAGCAAGTGAAGCAATGCATTATCTTCATAGTTTAGTAGATTCAATTTCTGTTTTTTGGGCAACAATTGGTCTTTTGACATTTTTTTTACTGCTAATCATGGCCGGAATAAAAGAATCTTCTAATGTGGCTATTTTTATATTTGTTTTTCATCTAGCATCAATGTTATTCCTTATAGGAAGCGGAATTTGGTTTGCTTATACAAATGATTTTAGCATAATGTCAGTTAATTTCAAACAACCTATAAACGGAAGTATTCCTGTGGCATTGTTTTTAGGTTTTAGTACAGCAATGTTAGGTATTTCAGGTTTTGAAAGTTCAGCAAATTTTGTAGAAGAACAAGACAAAGGTGTTTTTAGAAAAACATTACGAAATATGTGGATTGCTGTCAGTGTTATAAATCCATTAATGGCTTTGGTAATTATCGGTGTAGTTCCTATGATTGAAGTGGGTCAACATCAAGAAACATTACTTTCACATCTTGGAAGTATAACTGGAGGTTCAAATCTTGGAACTTTAATTTCAATAGATGCGGTTTTAGTATTGAGTGGTGCAGTTTTAACCTCTTATGTTGGTGTTTCTGGATTAATGAAACGCATGTCATTAGACAGAATACTACCTCAAGCACTTATAAAAGAAAATAAAAGCGGCAGTTCTCCAAGAATTCTATTTGTATTCTTCTTATTATGTGTATCCGTTTTGTTAATTACAAATGGTGAATTACGACCATTGGCTGGAGTTTACACCATGTCATTTCTTGCAGTAATGGCTTATTTTGGTTTTGGTAATTTCTTGCTAAAAATAAAACGTTCAAAATTACCACGCCCAGAATACGCGCAACCTTATGTAGTAGCAATAGCAATATTTGCAATTATTGTCGCCATTTATGGAAACATAAAATTACACCCTGAATATTTAGTTGTATTTCTTCAATATTTTGTTCCGTCGATTGTATTAATCTTTTTATTATTAAACAGAAAATTTGTTCTTCAATATCTTTTAGTAGTTATAAAAAGCTTTATAGATTCTTTTAAAAAACACGCTCGTATTGGAGAAGTTTTATTAACAAAGAAAATCAACCGTTTAACTCAACAAGAATTTGTTTATTTCTCAAAAGGTGATAATATTTCACAATTGAATAAAGCCATACTTTATGTTGAAGAAAATGAAATAACAAAAAAACTAAAAATTGTAACTATAGTTGATGAAAACAAGCAAGTTTCAGAGGATTTTATGAGCGATTTTAATGCTTTAGATAGAGCATATCCTGAAATCAAGCTTGAATACATTCAATTAGAAGGAAAATTTGGTCCTGATTTAATTGAAGAATTGAGTCAAAAGTGGAAAATCCCAACTAATTTTATGTTTATCAGTTCACCTGGAGATCGATTTTCTTATAGAGTTTCTGAGCTAAATGGTGTTAGATTAATTATGTAG